The genomic interval gtgggggctgggggttgaaccaaggtccttgtaacatgtacactctaccaggtgagccaccacctggccccttgctgaGGGTTTCTTATGCTAAACAACTATGCtgcaaagacagaaaaaaaaaatcacttgatttTATATTCTTAAAGAAATCCCAACTTATTTTTCCATTACCGTAAGACACATTGATAggcttttaattgccaccagtgtcaACAGCTAAGGCTTGATGATGctagcatgacaaatccacttctcctgactgttattttttctttttctcttcctttaatttgataatacagagagaaagtaagagaggaggggaagccagaagagaatgtgagacacctgcagagttgcttcatTTCTTGTTCCTCactacaggtgaggagtggggacttgaactcgtgATCCTTGTATGTGGTCAACTGTGTATGCCACTGCCCTGGCCTCCAATAGCATGCCTTTTACAAGTGGGATTTTTAGTTTAATCATAGGTTATAGTATGTTGCCAGACTAAATGATTGAATATTACAAGGGATGTGTATGATGCCTCGTACTCTAGCACAAATAGATGTGGACTAGggctggtgtcagcactatgaatcaactgctcctagtaggttttgttttgtttttcattttattggataggacgaagagatattgagagaggaggggagatagagggaaagagaaagacacctgcagatagatgcttgtgaagcacccccacccccaccccgcaggtgggaagccaggggctcaaaccaggatccttgcgcttcgtactatgtgcacccaacctggtgtgtcaccgcctgccccccccatttttacAAACATTCTCCAAAGCAGCTTTCtgaatcatttaaaaatgaaGTCTTGGTgttttgaaaaaatggccaccagagaaACTTGCTTTTGGCCATCAATCAAAACCACCTGGTCGGATATTTGTTCACAGATGACTTAGCAGTAAAGCTTCAAGGTGTTAGCGAATGGTTTTTCCCCCCAACTTAAAATGTATCACATCTTTTAGATTATTATATGTACACCCATCTCATTCGgagatttttactatttttaatttttttaaaaaattatttactattggatagagacagagaaattgagagggaatgggggagacagagagagataatcgtgaaactttcctcctgcaggtggggaccagggacttgaacctgggtccttgagcactacagTATGTGTGtataaccaggagcaccactacctggtccccctcATTgggagattttttctttttctttttttttaaatagatttttaaaaatatgtatttactctcttttgttgcccttgttgttttactgttgtagttactgttattgatattgttgtcgttggataggacagagagaaatggagagaagagaagacagagagggggagagaaagacagacacacctgcagtcctgcttcactgcttgagaagcgactcccctgcaggtggggagacgggggcttgaactgggattcttacgctggtccctgcgctttgcgccacctgcacttaaccctgctgcgctacggcccgactccctcattgggagattttttttttttccctcctccagggttattgctgggctcggtgcctgcaccatgaatccaccgctcctggaggccattccccccccgccttttgttgcccttgttgtagcttcgttgtggttattattattgccttgttgacgcaattctttgttggataggacagagagaaatggagagaggaggggaagacagagaagaaagatagacacctgcagacctgcttcaccgcctgtgaagcaactcccctgcaggtggggagccaggggctcgaaccgggatccttacgcaggtccctgcactttgcgccacatgcacttaacccactgcgccaccgcccgacccccccccccccccattgggaGATTTTTAAAACCAAGAATTGTGAGGAATTTTCCAGGATGGCTCTACAGATAACCTGGATTTCAAACTCTGGTCTCCTGAACTGTGAGAGAATAAAAATTGCTTTTAACCATCCATTTTGTAGTACTCTGTTGTGGAGTATTGGGAAACTCAGGCTGTGGGtttaaaagaaatgaacaaaGTCAGTAAGGGCTTCCTGGGTCTCCAATCTTTAGAGAAAATCATTAtctgttagctttttttttccccttctttttctgaatgTAGTGTTCTTAAGGATCAGTCCTTTAGTTTTGGCTCAATTCCTACTAAGATTCAATCTGTCACTGCTAGAAGAAATTGGTAATCTTCAGTCTTCATCTCACCAGTCCTACTTGTTTAACTATTTTGTAGCATGACACTGGTTGGTCTTACTTGTTGACTTTTACTCTTAAAAGATGGGCCCTCACCTGTTCTTACAGATTTTCATGATTAATTATATTAGATTGGTCACAAGCTATCTCATCATTTATCTTTTGTGCTATGAagtcaaaaattattttttatgagagcactgcttagctgtggctgatggtggtgctggggattgaatttgggacttctgcATGAAAGgcttcttgcagaaccattacgctatctctccagcccccagtcAAAGATTATTCATTTTAGGATGCACCTGGAACAGCTGGGGGAAGTGGTTCAACTGGTGGGGCACCAGGCTTTCAAgcctaaggttcccagtttgatctagcgctacatgtaccagagcactggtgcTCTGCTTTGGCTGGCCGGCCCGCCCACTCTCTCTCAGATTCAAtaaatgataagtaaataaaaaaaaaaatacacctggAGTTAGAGATAATGTGAAAACTGCTgttaggaaaaaaatgaatagagtACTCTGACCTTTTCCTATTCCCTCAACTCATGTGCTTAGTTAACATCAGATTAACAACAGTTCTTTCTTTACAAAGTCTCTAAAAACCAATTTTATGCTAAGCATCTTTATTTACACAAAGACAATTGCACTATAACTGGTTTCTGAAACTACTTGTGCCTAGACAAATAGCTGCATACCAATAGTAAAAGGATTTCTCTAAGATACCTGTAAAGGTTTCATCCTTTGTCCTGTAAGGTGGATTTCTAAGGAATTATAAATCCAACTAATATACGTATCTTCCTAGATTCCTTTGCAGTTAGAAAAGACcgtgtagtggtctgggaggtggtgcaatgataaagctctggactctcaagcatgaggttccgagttcaatcccctggtagcacacagcacatgtaccaagagtgatgtctggttctttcactctcctcctgtctttctcataaataaataaaatctttaaaaaaaaaaaaaaaaagaccatgtaAACTAACACAGCAGATGTGTTTAGGGCTTTCTGGGAACACTGTGCTTTTCTGACATAAATGCTGCTCTTTCTAGAACATGAGGCTAAAGATGAAGGAAGCATCTTGTCACCATGAGTCAGTAAGCATACTGATGACATGACAAGCCAAGGATAGTGCATTATAAATATACAAGGGATCTAGGCCACTGACTATACTGTAGAGCTATTGTGCCTGTGTCGGACTGCCTATGTCTGAACACAGTATGTGGTAATAAAAGCCTGTTTGGTTTAAACCACTTTGAAGGGACTGTTAGATGCAAACTTAATCAAAACTAGTGTTTGAGACTTTTCCCAACATGCTttcattttgccttttttttttttttttttttgctaatatatatgtaatatgtggGGGAGAGGTGGCACTGGAACCTCAGCTACTTAAGTCTACCACTTCCTGCCCTGAACCACTCCCCAAGCTGCTTTTCTGTCACTtatcaccacccccacccccactttgccCTTAGGTCTTATCTCCCACCACTTCCAATACTTTCAGGAACTTCTACTTTAAGCTCATTTTTGCACTGAATTCACTGCTTACCAAATTATGAAATATTCTTCCACACTTCACTTCTACACATTTTTTGAAGAAATGTTATTCCTGGCCTGGGGAAACTCTTGCTTATTAAGCTCAAATATACAGCGTTAACTTGCTCTTTACTTGTGAATTCACAGTAATTTGTACCTTTAGGCTAGCGCTAATTGTTGATCTGCTTTCTCTATTAGACTATTAACTTCTCAGATGCAGAGACTGTCTTTTTCATCATATGCCCTCATATATTTAGCACATAGTAAGTTTTCAATAAATATgttaataaagaataaaacacaAGCTGAAAATTGGTACTTTTGCATTGAAAGTAactcatggggagtcgggcggtagcgcagcaggttaaaagcaggtggcgcaaagcccaaggactgactaaagattctggttcaagcccctggctccccacctgcagggaagtcacttcacaggtggtgaagcaggtccgcaggtgtcttatctttctcttcccctcctctctccatttctgtctggcctatcaaaacaatgatgacatcaattacaacaataataaaaaacaagggcaacaaaaggaaaaataaataataaatttaaaaaagtaactcATGATGTATGCCATCATATTTTGTTCtacaatgctttctttttttaaaggctttttaatatttattttcccttttgttgcccttatttttcattgttgttgtagttattattgttgttattgatgtcatcgttgttagataggacagagagaaatggagagaggaggggaagacagagagggggagagaaagacagacatctacagacctgcttcactgcctgtgaagcaactcccctgcaggtggagccgggagctcgaacggggatccttccgctggtccttgcgctttgcgccacctgcgcttaagcgccgctgagctactgcccgactccctacaatgcTTTCTTCACCAATGCATAacttatttccccccccccaaaaaaatccagTTATCATGTTTCATTCTTAATAATTCCTATATTACCTACAAAACTTTCACGCATTTTAAATGCTTGAATTGACTCTAATAACATAAGAAACAAAGAAGACATGTTACCTATAGAGGAAGACTGTGGACTAATCAGAAGGTCTTCTTGGACTGGCTCACTTCCTGGAACTGTCTGTTGATCACTCAGTGAACTCTGAGATGCACTGACAGGCTGGGACACTTCCTCGTGGACCTCCTCATCGCTTAACCTTTCTACTTTGACCTGGACATCTTCTTCAGTGCTCAGAGGCAAGGTAGTTTTTGTGCTCTCACAAGTCACGTAATCAGCCATTCTTCTACCTGTTTCAGATGGGCCGGGGAGTTCTAAAGTTCGGGTATTTTCTGCCTGCTTAACCTTATCGGGCTGAATCCTTCGATCAATTCCAAAAGGAAAAGTCCAGGGGAAAGCTAGCGAAGAGTCAACAGGCTGATTTCTGTTTTCTGTGTAAGAAGCTGAAGAATTCAACACCTGGGGAGAATTTGTTTGTGTGCTACATTTTACAGGACTTTCAGGAGACATAACAACGTAGCTTTTGCGCTTTCTGCGGGACTCTCTACAGACAGGGATGGTTCTTTCCACCACACTGCATTCTGAAGACACCGGAGAAATGCTTCCATCTCGTGAAGTAAAATTGCAGTTAGAGTTATTTTCTGGCCCAGCATCCAAGCCTTTTTCTGGCTGGTTATTAGGTGTATTCCATAAAATGCTTGATTTCATGAACTCTGAGCAGGTACTGGCAACACTAAACATTTGCATGTAGCTGGCTGCAGCTAAAACATCAATGATGTTTTCTGTGTTAATTGACAGAGTGGCTGTGTAAGCATATTCTAAAAGGGGGATAAAGCCAGTCACTGTAACATGATGCAAATCCAACACATTCTTGTTCTCATCCTCTGCTTGGCCTACAAGTTTGGTGCGAAAAAAATCACTGCAAGCTGCTAGTACCACCTTATGTGCCCGGAAGACTTTGTCCTGGACACGAATAGTGATATCACAGAAATGTCCATCATTTCGCAGCATATTTAGCTTTCCAAGCATTTCCTGGCTGTGAGAAGAGGAGTTATGAGTAAATGTTTTCACACccatcttttccttcctcttctacAGATGCTCTTCAAAGATGTAAATAAATCAGACAGGTCCTAAAAAACACACATAAAAAGCATTAAttgatggtgtcacagttgaaaTACTAGATGACTTAAATGGTTCCCATTGGGCCACTACCCTAAATTAAAAAACTGAGGGATGGCAGTGAGAAAGCTCAAGGTAGGAAAAGCATTTAAGTAGACCCCGCCTCCACCACACACCCTAAGTAAGCTGAATGTTCAATCAGTAGAATCTGATAATTAATGCTTTAATGGATCACAggctttacttatttaatttttattttaaggagtgagagagatacaaagaccagagcactgctcagttctggtttatggtggtgctgggaattgaagctgagaccttgaagcctcaggcacaaaagactTTTACATATacagtatgctatctccttatCCCTTAACAAACCATAATTTTAAGTCAGTTTACAAATGACAGTGTTTTCTAAGTATCAGACACCGTTCTAAATAAATGCTTCACACGTGATAATCTGTAGGTCAGGTAATACACATTATTATCCtcatggaggtggtgcagtggatatgaCATTGGACTCGAGGCCCGGTggcggtgcatctggttgagtatacacattagtatgctcaaggacctgggttcaaatcccaggtccctacctgcagggggcaacaAACAAAAAcgatgaactctcaagcatgaggtcctgagttctactcCCACCATCTACATGACACATCATACATGACatactttggttctctcttttcttttcctcctttctctgttgGGAAAAAAAGTCACAATTCCAATTTGTTTATTAATGGGTAAACCAGTGGTTTAAATCCTGGTAGGCTGGcctctgtacttttttttaaaatttttccttttgttgcccttgttgttttattgttgtagttattgttattttcattattgatgtagccattgttgaataggacagacagaaatggagaggaggggaaaacagagagggggagaaagagagagagacacctgcagacctgcttcactgcctgtgaagcaactcccctgcaggtggggagccaggggctcgaactgggatccttatgcaggtccttgagctttgtaccatgtgcgcttaacccactgtgctactgcccgggctCCCACCTCTGTACTCTTAAATGTGCTGTTATATATTGCCTTTCAGGATATCAAGTGACTAATATGAGTGGCCAAGAGTACAAGTTTTAAAATGTGGTAAGTctgaagtaaaattaaaaaaaaaaaaagatttcttacagttcaggaggtagtgcaatggataaagcacccactcggcttcccacctgcaggagggtggagagggacccctcacaagtggtaaaacagatctgcaggtgtctatctttctctctcccccttccctttcagtttttctctgtcctatccaatttaaagGACATATGGAAGGGACAGGTATAATCTATACTATTAGGATGCAAACAGAAAAAATTAAACTGAGAAACTATAGGAAAAAAAGATCTAACTTTTTTAAAACTAAGAAATAGCAAGGGAGAAAAGAAACTAAAGAGAGCACTAAACATGTCAGAAGTGAAACTCACAACACCTCGATATGGTTCTCAAAATATGTAGAGGGAATACTTAGGACAATAATAAATGGGACATTGCATATATACTGTATGCCTCATTTTACCACACAACAGATATTGCGACTTTTACAAACTGAATGTAGCAACTCGGTTTTAGGTAAGTCTACAGGTGCTATCTTCCCAACAACATGCACTTACTTCATGACTGTGTAACTAAGGCATATCTTGTCTGACTTAATTCCACTGCACTTTAATAAACCACTGTGCACAGTAAATATGCCTTCCGTATGTACTAGCAACCAAAAAGGTCACATGACTTGCTTTACTAGAATATTCACTGTATTTCAGAGGTTTGGGACCGAACTTGCATTATTCCCAAGGTATGCCTACATAGTACATTGTTTACTCAGCTTCTCATGAACAGTTGGGTTGCTTCTCCAgcctttaaaacttttatttaaataaaggaaAGCAAGGTTTATTAACAAAGAATCTCCAAGTTGACAGGATATAGTCTGGTTCCAGAAACCTCTAatactcctttaaaaaatatttatttttattatattggattgaggcagagaaattgagaaggaaaggggagatagagagggagagacaccttcagcactgtttcactgctcctgaaacttgcccctgcaggtgggggttgggggtctgaaccctagtccttgtaccTGGTAAAAGGTGTGCTCAGCtaagtgcgccactacctggcctgttTTTTttgggatatgtgtgtgtgtgaggggagggGTCATCACTGAGGTTTCATCACTATGAACTTTCCAGATagcaagaaacagagacagacagacagacaaataaaggagagaaagacaccatagcaacaAACCTTTCTCCAAAGCAATAAtgctatccaggtaagctattctGCCAGCCCTACCGACatcgttttttttccctttttttttttttcctctggactCAAGGGGATGGaagtcctactttttttttctttttaattttttaaaattttatttattcccttttgttgcccttgttgttttattgctgtagttattattgttgttgttactgatggagaaatggagagaggaagggaagacagggggagagaaagatagacacctgcagacctgcttcaccgcttgtgaaactcccctgcaggcggggagccagggaatCAAACCAGACTCacgctggtcattgcgctttgtgccacctgtgcctaacccactATGTTACCGACATCGTTTTATGGAAGTTATAGCAATCATAAAATCTGGGCATCCTGAGTAAGAGTGACTACCACTTCAAACTGtttacatttcctttctttttttaaagattttatttatttattaataagaaagataggaagatttcagagcctcagatgagtctctgcataactattatgctatctatgcctttctcagccacttaaaaaaaattttaaatatttatttttcattttgttgcccttgttgtttaacattgttgtgattattgatgtcactgttgttggttaggacagagagaaatgggggagtcgggctgtagcgcagcgggttaagcgcaggtggcgcaaagcacaaggactggcataaggatcccggatggaaccccggctccccacctgcaggggagtcgcttcacaggcggtgaagcaggtctgcaggtgtctgtctttctctccccctctctgtcttcccctcctctctccatttctctctgtcctatccaacaatgacaacaataataataactacaacaataaaacaagggcaacaaaagggcataaataaataaaaataaatattaaaaaaaaagaacctgagaacagagagaaacggagaggcagagagaaagataagacacctgtagacctgcttcaccgcttgtgaagcaactcccctgcaggtggggggccaggggctcgaactctcaGCCACTTTTtagaaagatatatttttatttactaaagagtaagagagaggaaaaaggacagGGCGAGTGATCAggtgacaaagagagaaactgagaaagagaaccagagcatctctttgGCACATAGTATacatgggattgaacttgggacctcatacttcaaGTTCAatcttttatccactgtgccatatcCTGGGCCTCTATCTCAAGCATCTTTGAATGTACAGTTCAGTGGTATTAAGCACATTACACTTGTACAACCAGTCCCATTACTGTTTCTAAACCCTTTTCATTGGCAAAGCCAGGTTTGATGACAACACTCAAAAGAACTGCAGGGAACAAAAGCAAATAGCACCACAGACTTTATCTTGGCATGACATTCTAAACAAGGTTTTACAAAATGTCTAAGAAATAAACGAGCAGGTTTAATCtcacttgaaaaaatattttgacagttggggaaatagcataatggttatgcaaaaagggcTTTCAAACCTGAGGAGCtcaattcccaggttcaacccccagcaccaccatgagctgcGCGGTGCTAtacttggctaagtgcacatattaccatgtgcaaggaaagaCCCAAGCTTAAGGCTCCACTCCCAACTGCAagaggcaagcttcacaagttgtagagctgggctgcaggtggctctcttccTGCCCATTCCATCCTAGTTtgtctcttaaatattttttaaatgttccaaCAATGAAAAGGAATCAATGTTTCTTATTCTCTAGACCAGTTATTAAGAAGGCAAGCAAATAAACAGTAAAATTTTCAGAAATACATGGTAATGTTATTGAAAAAAATTTCACAGCATTTACCTTGGTCATAGGCAATGTGGATATATACACCTTACACCGTTCTGTCATTCTCAAGCAAAGCTACTCagataaaataaaactgaagacATTGTAGTAATAAAATAGCACCTCAGTTATTCAATAGCTGTCATGACTACTAATGCTACTGTACAGTAATGAGGCTTTATAATAGGTTATGATAATTAAGTGACAGAACAATTTCCACTCTGTAAGCGTTGTTGCTTTAACTTACAAGTGATAAATAGGCAATAATCACAGTAACTCAGGTTAACTTTTACAATAACAGGTAAGCTATGTTCCTTAAAAAATAGCAacacaggagtcgggtggtagtgcagcaggttagcagcacacgtggtgcaaagtgcaaggataccagttcgagccccggctccccacctgcaggggaatcactgcacaggcggtgaagcaggtctttaggtatctatctttctctccccctctctatccttccctcctctctccatttctctgtcctatccgacagacgacatcaacaacaataaaacaagggcaacaaaagggaataaatacttagaaaaaaaagaaaaactagcaaCACTAAAGCTGATCATGAacattactactactacttcgttttttttaaaataccagagcactgttcagctctggcttatggtggtgggaaggactgaacctgggatttcagagcctcaggcatgagaacttcttcacatatccactatgctatctacctctgcccctaaagatattacttatttatattttcagtgttattcttGACATTTAAGAGATAAAGGATAGAGGAACAGACTGAAAAATAGGCAGTATTCTTCCTCCTCAGGTGAAGAAAAACCCAGAAAATATAATGAAGTCGAATGTTGAAGTTGAAAAGTATATTAGATTATTTTATAGCTTAAGAAgactttgctgttggatttgataGCAAAGATCTGACTTAACAATGGACAGAGGATCTAAATAGACATTTCACCAAAGATAGAGATTTGATCACCACTTACCCTCAGAGAAATTCAAAGCAAAACCACAAAGATATATCACTTCATACTAGAATGCCAAAAACCAATAAACAAATGTTGGTAAGAATGTGAAAAAAGGGGAACCATTCTACACTGTTGATGGGGATGTAAAAATCAGTCCAATCACTATGGAAAACAATATGCagacttctgggggggggggaatcaataaaacgaaacagcaacaacaaaaatcagaTAAAGTCAATGGCCTATCAGGGACTCAACGTTAGAAGTGTGACTTTCATTGactccttcattttattttatttatttatttccatttgttgcccttgttgttttattcttatagttattattgttgttattgatgttgttgttgggtaggacagagagaaatggagagaggaggggaagacagagagggggagagaaagacagacacccgcagacctgcttcactccttgtgaagtgactcccctgtaggtggggagcccggggcttgaaccaggatcct from Erinaceus europaeus chromosome 20, mEriEur2.1, whole genome shotgun sequence carries:
- the ZBTB44 gene encoding zinc finger and BTB domain-containing protein 44 isoform X2 codes for the protein MGVKTFTHNSSSHSQEMLGKLNMLRNDGHFCDITIRVQDKVFRAHKVVLAACSDFFRTKLVGQAEDENKNVLDLHHVTVTGFIPLLEYAYTATLSINTENIIDVLAAASYMQMFSVASTCSEFMKSSILWNTPNNQPEKGLDAGPENNSNCNFTSRDGSISPVSSECSVVERTIPVCRESRRKRKSYVVMSPESPVKCSTQTNSPQVLNSSASYTENRNQPVDSSLAFPWTFPFGIDRRIQPDKVKQAENTRTLELPGPSETGRRMADYVTCESTKTTLPLSTEEDVQVKVERLSDEEVHEEVSQPVSASQSSLSDQQTVPGSEPVQEDLLISPQSSSIGSVDEGVTEGLPALQSTSSTNAHADDDDRSTERPSPNGPDRPFQCPTCGVRFTRIQNLKQHMLIHSGIKPFQCDRCGKKFTRAYSLKMHRLKHEGKRCFRCQICSATFTSFGEYKHHMRVSRHIIRKPRIYECKTCGAMFTNSGNLIVHLRSLNHEASELANYFQSSDFLVPDYLNQEQEETLVQYDLGEHSFESNSSVQMPVISQVSSTQNCESTFPLGSLGGLAEKEEEMPEQPKTSACAEATRDDPPKSELSSITIE
- the ZBTB44 gene encoding zinc finger and BTB domain-containing protein 44 isoform X1; translation: MGVKTFTHNSSSHSQEMLGKLNMLRNDGHFCDITIRVQDKVFRAHKVVLAACSDFFRTKLVGQAEDENKNVLDLHHVTVTGFIPLLEYAYTATLSINTENIIDVLAAASYMQMFSVASTCSEFMKSSILWNTPNNQPEKGLDAGPENNSNCNFTSRDGSISPVSSECSVVERTIPVCRESRRKRKSYVVMSPESPVKCSTQTNSPQVLNSSASYTENRNQPVDSSLAFPWTFPFGIDRRIQPDKVKQAENTRTLELPGPSETGRRMADYVTCESTKTTLPLSTEEDVQVKVERLSDEEVHEEVSQPVSASQSSLSDQQTVPGSEPVQEDLLISPQSSSIGSVDEGVTEGLPALQSTSSTNAHADDDDRLENVQYPYQLYIAPSTSSTERPSPNGPDRPFQCPTCGVRFTRIQNLKQHMLIHSGIKPFQCDRCGKKFTRAYSLKMHRLKHEGKRCFRCQICSATFTSFGEYKHHMRVSRHIIRKPRIYECKTCGAMFTNSGNLIVHLRSLNHEASELANYFQSSDFLVPDYLNQEQEETLVQYDLGEHSFESNSSVQMPVISQVSSTQNCESTFPLGSLGGLAEKEEEMPEQPKTSACAEATRDDPPKSELSSITIE
- the ZBTB44 gene encoding zinc finger and BTB domain-containing protein 44 isoform X3; this translates as MGVKTFTHNSSSHSQEMLGKLNMLRNDGHFCDITIRVQDKVFRAHKVVLAACSDFFRTKLVGQAEDENKNVLDLHHVTVTGFIPLLEYAYTATLSINTENIIDVLAAASYMQMFSVASTCSEFMKSSILWNTPNNQPEKGLDAGPENNSNCNFTSRDGSISPVSSECSVVERTIPVCRESRRKRKSYVVMSPESPVKCSTQTNSPQVLNSSASYTENRNQPVDSSLAFPWTFPFGIDRRIQPDKVKQAENTRTLELPGPSETGRRMADYVTCESTKTTLPLSTEEDVQVKVERLSDEEVHEEVSQPVSASQSSLSDQQTVPGSEPVQEDLLISPQSSSIGSVDEGVTEGLPALQSTSSTNAHADDDDRLENVQYPYQLYIAPSTSSTERPSPNGPDRPFQCPTCGVRFTRIQNLKQHMLIHSGIKPFQCDRCGKKFTRAYSLKMHRLKHEVIS